From the genome of Athalia rosae chromosome 3, iyAthRosa1.1, whole genome shotgun sequence:
GTTAAACCGATGTATGCGATACTCGTATCACGTGCTGCGCAGAGCCAAATATATTCTGGTATctgtattcaaattttcgataaatcagGTTTTCGACGTATATAGCACGATGGTACCGAATCCGGTGAAAGTAGGGTAAACAATTTAATAACggtaaaagagggaaaaaaatttttgggggCTGAAAAGGTATAGTTGGTTCTAGCAGGAGAGTTGACGAGAGGTCCTTTGAGGTCCGAACAGGAGCTACGCAATCGTTCGAGTCGCAATAGCAACAGCGGGGAGGATAATATCGTCCTACGGGACGAAGCCAAGTGGCCCGAATTCCTACAAGTCGAGTCCAGTGAGGGTGAGTCGAACCTGTCGAGGACCCTCAGGATACGGGCCGATGATATTGTATCATTACCTACACGGGTTAAATTTACctacatatacctatttacGGCACTGCATTATATCCatcttacatacatatatgactCTTTTTGAACGTACAACATCGCTGATTGAGTATTTTCATTAATGGCTAATTAATATGTTTACGTAGCTACTTATATCGCTCTATCATAACGGATGGAAGTTTCtttccgtgaaaaaaatttaacaattaATAACCGTTTGTTCGTGGTTTATTCTTGCTTTTCCGTTCTCCTCTTCCAATTCATTCGATTTGAGCGTTGTGGTTCCGTGATCGTCAGATCTACGATTGCAAAGTAATTAACTAATAATTAGCAATGTACGTCTACATACACGTATGCCCGTATAATGCACACAGCCAAATGTAGGATGGATTGTTGTAAgctgtgaaaaatttacccgATGTCCTAATAAATCGTGTGACTCTTGTCTAATCCTCGCTGATGCTAGAAGCTGCctcaaaattgaatgaaataaaattttcagaaataagATATGAAAGAGAATTGTAAGCTAGATTTCGTTTTCACTGCAGTAACAACGACTCATCACGATCACCGTAAGctagtttctattttttttccaacgttcaTTCCCTCTCGTAAGATGTTTTCAATTTACGCCGAAATCAAAGTCGATTCGACTTGATTCATAGGACATTGTTTGATGTCGGATCGATGCATCGTAACGCTTGAGCTGGTCGCGTGACTTTGGCCTCATTTAGAGCCATGATAAACGTACTGGAGTTGAGATTTGTATTCGCCGTCTAGTTTGTTAATCGATCTACATCTTGAATACGTATGTCTATAGCTATTCAATACGAATACTTTGATTCCAGTTGGCTCGACTACAGCTCCATGGTTAGCAGATTAGTTTGAGACGGTTCGACCGCATCGTGATATCTCGAAGATAGTCCTCGATGTAAAAAGAAATCCGCCCATAGTTTGAGAACAGTATAGCTCTTCGTACTCTCTGATTGTGAGCCAAGTTTTATTCAATATCTACAACTTTCTGGTCAGCTGCTCAAACGATAGATATCGTGAATCCCTTCGCACGGCACACAGGATAATCAATGTCACCCCGATCGCTCAAGGGGTTGAAATATTAACTTGTTGTTCGATCGGAAGGGTAACTAATAGAAACCGAGAACGTATATGTCTTCAAAGTTTCTACCATACAAATTCAATCAAGTGTTCGTAATTTTAAGAAATTTTAACACACTGGTCGTCAGTTTGTACTTCATACGCAACGGTTCACGCGAATTGAGACGCAAATGGatttgatgtaaaaaattccGGTCGAAACTTGATtagcagaaatttttcttctctttttcctcacTTAAAATTAACCGCACTTGCATCATCAGCCCGGAAAAAAGGCTCATTAGTCTCCTAATTTCCGTTATCACGTCATTGAGATATATAGCGAGGGTCGtcaaaatattgataaatcaTAATAATGTTTACGTGCATCAGTCTCTATTTTAATATGTAAGGATAGAAATCTGAATAGCTATCTGGGTTTCTATCGAGGTAATTGGCGATAAAATATGCTTTGAACCAAAGTCCCGAGCGTGACTTACGAGAAAATTATCTAAATGGTTCATTAGCATATatattcctattttttctaCAGAATTGTGAACATTTCGTTTACTCGACTAGTACAATTATAGGTTCGCCTATTTTTGAACCGCTCATCGATATAATATGATACCTATTTATGGCGGAAATTGATGTGACTTGTGTGGCTTACTAATTTATGAATTATCGTTTACTCCCAGCTATTCTTGTATCGAGATAACGTTTGACTTTTACTCGTCGCTTGCGCTAATCTGCTCTCTTGATGTATAtttgagaataattatttatttatattaacggtaattaaataaatcgttgatatAATGTCGCCTTGCGATAATTCGATACCGCAGACGCCGTACGCGTGTCGTTGATGAATTACTACAAATGACCCCAGCTTGACGCCTGGAGATAGTCGTTCGTATATGCGATATTATTCAACAATTACGTGGATAGATATCTATCTGCAAAGTCGAATCGTCCTCCATGTGTATCATCGTACcagttttttctcgttcaaatTGCAACAATTTTACTATAAGACCGGTGTATGATATAGACTTTTCTAATTTATCTAGTCAAAGACCCTGGACTGAATTAAAAAGTCATCAAACGTCATTGAACATTAATTTGAttcgccaattttcttttttttttcccccctagtCAAGTGGTAATCTGTAGAGGCGATTTATTCACATGGAGTACAACACTCCCAACGGAAGAATTCTGTCGTACCAAAAAGTTTTATGTATCCACAATTTcgcattatttattcatgtatgTAATTGTTTGTAGCGCAATCGCTATTTTATAATTGCTTGCAATGATTTGTAATCCAATCTTCACCCTGTTGCAACCATTCAATCACATGAAAAGTAATCGACCTGGTCatggattcaaattttcaacttgCTACTTGTTGCAGCATTtaaatttcaagaaaatctACTACGAACTATGATTCAAATCGAGAACACATTTTTCCAACTCGGGGACAGCTGTTCCAGAAATTGCCTTATTATCTGCGATCGTGGTGCAATGGATGCCTCTGCATGTAagaatctattttttctcgtttttcttttactatCTAGATGTATATGACTAACATGGTCACAATTCTAATCTTTTTATACTTTACTCTATCCGTAGTTATCTCAAAAGACAAATGGGAATTGATGATGGCATCTAATGGATGGAATAACGTCGAATTGCGAGACAATCGATACAATCAAATCATTCATATGGTATCAGCTGCAAACGGAGCTGAGGAGTTTTATTCCACCGAAGATCACGCCTGTCGCTCAGAGGGTGTAGAACTCGCCAGAGATTTAGATTACAAAGCAGCCGCTGCATGGGTTGGACATCCTTATTTTGACGTCATAGATAACTCGCAGGATTTTGACAGCAAAATTTGCCAGATGATCGAATGCGTGTGCCAAAAATTAGGCATTGATACCGGAGACCGATTGAGGGCCAGCAGTCGTAAGCtcaaatttttggtcaaaggGCCTCTACCGGAAGAAGGTTTTCCTCCGTACCAGGACTTTGACGTGGTTCATAATTACCTTCAAAGCAAAACACCAAAACTTCAGGCGCGACTCCGCAAACGCGGGCAGAAAGGTGATCTACAGATTTACTTACTTCTCCTAATTTCCCGCTATAGAGAGATTATACAATAAACTTGGTGGTTTTACAGGGCATTGGTCATACATTCATACAATCAGACGGCCAAAAATGTGTGGGCAGGTTGTCGAAGTTAAAACGCAACTGACGCATCGTGATTACTTGAATATGTTAGCTCAGCGAGATGATTCTCATTTTACCATCTTCAAACGTCGACGCTGCTTTTTGATCAACAACCAATACTTTCAGTTGGATATATACAGAGAACCAGGACATCCAAGGTATGCATATTCTTATCATTTCCAGATTAAAAAAAGCGCTAAGCTAGAAGGTAACATTGGATTTGGTCCCTGTTATTTCAGATGCAAAGGATTAATGTTACTTGAAACGTACACAGCTTTAAGCGGAGAAGAGTTGAAGCGTATCTTACCACAGTTCCtcgaaattgagaaagaagTTACCGGCAATCCGGACTACAGTATGTTCAACCTCAGCCTTCGTGAAGAATGGAATAGTACCAACAAATATTGTCACACTTTACATGGTAAGTtgagtaaattatttatctctGTAATCTAGACCTGAGTCGACATTTAATATACCTGTATGATAACGAAAATAGTAGGCGCTTATTAAAAGTTTGCCTTCGTCTAATCCTCAGTGTTTTCGTCTAGgattgtaaattttatcaaGAACCTGAACCGATTTTGTAATCGTGGTATATATTCAgtccttgaatttttcatcgagaaatttttcagctaaAATAATCCATCGAAGCTTTGGTGTAATACATGTAGAAACCATGTATGCTGTTGTTCACTAATTCAACTATAAACATGATGCTTCCTAAAAGTCCTCAATAGCAAGCTCCGTTGTGTCGGGTTTTGTAAAGAGCGATTGGATTGTAAAGATTATTCTCTCGCAGGACCAGGTGAGGGTGCAGAAGATACAAGTAAAAAACATCATCAGGAAATGAGTGGATCGCCAAGTAAGAAGCGTGCCAATGCGGCAAATAGTAGGGTCAACGGTGTAGATCGTAATGGTGTCGATAGTTTAGAGAATGGAGTCAATGGACTTAACGGAGTACAAAATGGTGTCCACTGTATTGCAAACGGGATGAAACATGATCACGtcagtgaaaataattacaagacGAATTGCGTCGGCGATTCGTCGGAGAAAGTGGACGATGGAATTTGTGATAACGGAACGCATAAGTGCGGGCTTCAAAATGGCTTAAAAATATAACATCTAgaatgaaaaggaaatgaCAAATATACCCAGCTATTAAAGACCCGCAGTGGTAGGCATTGGATGATATTCACTTTGTTCAATAATTACCGTAAACACCGCGTTTTTAGGCAATATTAGTCTGTAAATGAATCATGCGTAGCGTAACCACTATTTTTCATCTAGTTACATGTTGAGCAGAAAATATTATCTTTCTTCCTGATGTCTAGTATATGTACTTAAAAACCGCACTAATTAGAAACCAAATGCGTTGCCTACCCTTAAAGATGATATTGTGACGACAGGAAATACCAATTCTCAAACCAGTTATTTTCGTAATCGAATTAGGTGCATACATGCCTGAATTACATGCGTCCTGCGTGTACCTACCGAATTACTAATTTTACCTGAAGTATTTAGAGAGGATTGAGGGAGAAACTTTCTGACTCTACAGACCTTAAcacggaaaagaaaatggaacagagaataaacaataaaacaattatttatctCTCAAACGGCAACACGCTATGATtatgtatttaattattatgataTCTTTCTAGTAAGTTTACACAACTTGATTGTATTACCACCAATGCTGAGTCAAATGGAAATCGTGTATTCGTAAAATAATCTCAAATTCTAGTACCCAAAAAGCATAGAATCTTGAAACACAGATGGTAGATTGAAGCAATAAGTGAATCATTGCCTTTTAGCTCGGTACGACTGATTTGGAGAACCCGGTCACACACCAACTGCAATTCATTTGGATAATGGATGGATGAAACTCTTGGAGAGAGTTTATCGGTATTCCAAGAGGTGTAAATGCGTGATATGATACTTAGAGAACATTTTGGATTCATGTGTGCCGATGGGAGTAAGAATTTGTCGCACCGTTACGTtcggaaacatcaagaggcaATTGGGGTAATTAATTGATCCCTtgtattcaaattaattaaagAGAACGCTTTTAATATCTTTGCAAACAGTATCCAATTAACTTggtcttctcttttttcatctcttttattATGAATACACGATTATTGACAAAATTGTAcgtattaaaatttcaaaacaaagaaaattatccatATTATTAACttatgaatttgaaataattgaaatgacCCGAAatcattttgaatttatttttgtgtaaATAGCGTATGACAGTAAAAAAGTATAAACTACTGACGATGATGGAATTTATGTTGTGATAAAACAAAGTTCTCATTGAGGTatttaaattttcctttttaacaaattttatccaaaaaaattggagtaGGAATCAAGATGAATGCTTTTTGCGCATTCATATCAACTCGTACCTTGCTGTGGTGAGATCGTATTACGAATCACTGTTGATTGTAATAGAAATTGCCTTTGATTCGTGAATTGTCACTATTTACAAAATTCATGTTCATAGTTTTATCTTCTAAATGTGAAATGCCTGATAATAATTCATCCTTTTTAACACTCATATATATGAATttggtaattttattcaatcaaataataaactgttaaaaaaaatacagatcCAAAAAGAacgaccattttttttatcattgataATATTCTGTATTATCAAATTtaacatttttctatttttcctacTCTACTGATCGATTTTCTTGCGATACATATTGCTATACACCTATCACAGGTTTGTCCTCATTGAAGTCGAAGTGCCTGTGAAACATTTGTTGTATATGCAatgaaagtatatatattttcaacaaacTATTGGCACACATCACGAACATATTCGATTTATCTGATAACACATTGTACTTATCATTGAATAAAACAGTCGTTTGTCTGCCACTACcaatatcattttttaaacctcgataatattttactattttcagtGTTCTATTCACATTTTAAGAGTTCGTATGCAGTCATGATATACTATAACGCGATTAAATGCTTTTTGTGATAATCGTCAACACAGTGgttaaatatttcataccAGACGGTTTGATAAGAAATGCTTTTTTACCATCTTTCGGAGATGATTCTTCCAAAATGAGATAGCTCTTTGGGTGGAATTGAGAATTACTGTATATTAAGTACGAGCTCgtctaaaaaaaactttattttcaatatttcaatttaaacTTTCTACaagattatatttatatttaataaatGGTTGTGTGTCATCTACTATAACTAATCATTTGTTTTTCgcataattgaaattttacattGTCTGGTcactgggttttttttttttgttttgtttcatgGTGAAGACGCAAGCATTAGATTCAAGTACTCAATTATGTACCGATTCCAAACCTAATCATTCTTCACGAatacattaattatttcattgtaGCTGTGTATATACAATGGATATTCCTGGCATGTGTAAGTATATTCGAATAACTAGGGAGAACAACGATGAGCAATGAGAATACATACAACTTGTTACAGAGTAAAGCTGATGGAAGAAATGGTGTGTATTACATAAAATTCTATTCTTTTCAAACAAAACAGTAGTTGAAATAATGTTAATCTGTATTCAACGGGGTAGAGTAATCACTTAAATCTACAAATGGGACCAGCCGCTGTTTGAGTAATAtgtaaaaattcgaacgatttgtgGAAGTATGTGGACAATACCGGATATATTGTAAGTGAATTGATTAcccattatacatataatgtactaTTGTCTTACATGTTAGATTTTCAGAAATTAACATCTCCATTTCTGAATTGGTACAGTGATCACTTTGGAAATACCCAACTTTTAGACTCCCGGATTCCATCTTGGTCTAGATTATTCCAACCCCATGAGcgatatagtatgtatatattaatattttctgtTATAGCATGAATTACATATGATATTGGAAATATGCGCGATAGCTGAATTACAGAAAATTCTATGCTATGAGTTTATGAATCATCGATTGCGATGAAGAATCTTTGTTGTCATGAGATTTTTACAATATCAAAAACGCttctaattttcgaaattgtataataataattgacaaGACAGCATTCTATCAATACTACTATGTCAATTTTTGAGAATTAAGCTACGTTTTAGTCAAGTATGCTTATTATTAACAACGTCTATTTGTAATTGTAATATTCTTACTTTCGTTACCTGTTATTTATACTGTGAGTTATGGAAGCATTGAATGCAATGATATATTTACTAAGAGCCCGAACCAGCTCCAGCTTACattaaaaagtggaaaaaagttataattataacaatcaGAAGAAAACTTGAACAAATTTCGAGGGATCTTTCTTGCTAAAGTATCCATTCATTTTAGATGGCTGGctaaatttgatttattctagtttgaaaattgagaatgGATTATGCGGATGACAAATCTGTGAGAACTAGGGCACCTGGAAAATATGTCTTGCTCCAATAATTGCTAGTGATTTCCAGGTCCAAGTCTGATGGTTATCATTGAAATATGAAGTACTCTTTCAATAGATTAAATTGTACCTGAGAAGTGAATTAGATCCCAGTAACATTGGTAAAACATGCTTTCATTTGAACGAATTTGATCAAATATAGAAGTTGATGATTCAACTTGATAcctatgaaataaattaataatttaaataGATATTAAATTTATCTACTGATTGCTTTAGTTTGTTGCGCTTTGTACATTTTCATAACTTTCTTCCCTGGAATTAAGGTTTGTGTTAATCCAGGACGTTTTTTACGTTTGTgcgtttgattattttcttgatCTACTTCATCCCCTTCATTAAAAGTTACTTGACCATGATATGGTGTTTGACAAATTAAAGTCTCCTGCGGTGCTCGTGCTGACTCTAGTTCTATAGCCGAATGATGTAAATCAGAATCATGAGCAAATGTGCAATTATGACCAAATCGACATCGTCCTTTGCGATAATTCCAACatatcttttttccatttatcatttttgtatcATCTAAGGTTGGCGTCATTTTAACATGCTTTTCTAATATTGCACTCTTCGCTTTCTCTGCTTCGACAAATGGGTTTGAGAAGACAGATGTTTTCAGAGTAGGTGTCACGTTGAAGTCTGGTGTTGGTAATGGAAGTTTATCTGTGGAAGTTGGCTTGGTTTTCGATTCGCAATTAGCATCCCCTCTTTCCTTGTTGTCCTCCTCCTTGCAACTGAGAGTTAGGCAATATCAGATTACAAAGAACAGGCACAATCTTACATCTAGTACCAACTCTATCGGAACAACCGAAGCTCAGGTACTATTCAGGGTTTGTGACTAATGTGTAATATCTTTTAGTCACAGTTCAaatctattatttatttttcattgtggTTCACAGGTCTGGCAAAACAAAACACACAAGATTCCCATGCATTTGTCCAATCGCACCCACGGTAATAGAATGATAATAGCTAAAAGTGGTGATTACTAAAAGCGAAACCGAAAAGAAAGACACACGCTAGAAATGAAAGTGGTGTACAAGTTTTGTACAACTAATTTTCCTTGAATCTATTGAACCAGCTATTTTGTCATTTAATCAATCGAATGAAGTCTTTGAACAAAATAGCAGTCAAATATTGTCGGGATAGGATCAGTTTCTTTAATATGGTAAGGGTGATGGAGACAGGCGTACATTAGGTTAAAAATCTAGTCAACacaaataaattttgacaCTTTTGGGTGACCTTACATGTTGTCGGAATCATCGGAAACAGAATCAGAGTCGCTATCGGAGCCTGAGGAAGTACCGTAATCGGCGACTAAGGAAGCCATTGCacttatcaattaattaatagaaaaagaacTATTAAATACTACTCTAACAACCACCGTGGattattccaattttaattcaaGAGGAATTAGCAGATGTATGTACAACACAGTAAACTTAAAGAACATGGCAACGTCGCTTAGTTGAAGTCAGTACGCCACCGGAAGTGTGCATACAGTGCCCCTTAGCAGCGTTCGTCATAACTTGCGTTTCAACATTCGTCAGCGGGTGGTTTATAAATTGATTTGTctaattttgttaatttttttgattcatcagAAACAGTCAATTATGTAAAGACGGCCAGTAAGGAAATTTAAATTGTATTTATAGATGCGTATTTCGTTTAAAAATTACCACAAataattcggaattcgaaCTTATATGGAATATAACATTCACACAACACCTGCGTTTGTTATTTCGGCGTAGCAAACAGACTGTTCTGTTGCTAAATAACTACTCTTCAACAGCGATATCTTCATAATTCCAGGATCAGTTGTCTCTAGAAGTAAGCGCGTGTTGGGTACAGAGAGCCAGTATTTTCCTAGTGCTACTCGGACTGTTGCAGGATTATTAGAACCATACCCACCGTTCCAGTCTTGCCATTTCGTTATGAGATTAATTGTAATAACCACTATATTCAATTCATTGGCAATACATCGCATTACATTAGAAAGATGATTTAGGCCACAAGTGTAATTAGACCGGAGTAATTCGGAGGacttggaattgaaaaatattgcaggTATGGAATCAATGATCAGAAGCTTGATTGGCTTTTCTGTATCCTCTCGTTTCAACATCTTCAGACTATGCAAAAAATTGACCAGCTCTGCTACTGATTTTGCACGAATAACGTTTATGTGATTAAGAGTAAGTAGCCTCAGttcctatgaaaaaaaatagaaagttCTGATTGATAATTACATATGCAATGTTTAACTGAGAAAGAATAATCACCTTGTTGCATTTTGTGTTCTCTAAAATCATGTGTGCCCTAAGAGCGCAAAAATCTCCCTTCGTATCAATGTAATACACAATGCCTTCTAATTTGTTAGCAATGTTTACAGCAATTGTATGACATAACTGTGATTTCCCAGATGAAGATAAGCCACACATTTCATAAATATGCCCACCACGTAGACCTCCTTTCAGCAAATTATCcaaactgaaaaataagaaataatttatctaATTTCACCGAACTATCGATAATCACTGCCTCATACTTTTTAATTCCAGTTAGTATCACATTGTTGTGATTGGTTTTCAACAACTCTCTTCCATTCTTAATTTGACCACCATATAATTTTGTTAtctcttgttttatttccagaatatcctgagaaaaatgaaaaaagacttGTTATCAGTGGAGATACCCATACAGAATTAGCTGGCTTCTAATGAAACCTTGTTATCCACCTGAAATGATAGACCGGCGTATTGCATCAACTTTTCAGAATCGCTTTTCATGAAATCGAAGGCAGTATAAATCTTTCTGTTTTGCAAATCAAATACTGTTGAATCGGTTAGCTTTGGATGTACACGGACACTCAGTCTCGACATCCCAGGCTCTGTTTATAGTAGAATCCCCATTCTTCAGCCAACAGTAGAATCGACAGATCTGCATGATATGGATTTCTGTGTAAGGTTCAAATGTAGTATTTCTCCATGATTATACTGAAATATctactttacttttatttGCGAAGGGAGCTATCAAGTTACTACACAATTCAAACGCGATGATGATAGATCGAATATTAAAATGACCTCGATCACGAGTCACAAGGTCCCCGATGTTTCGTGAGCCGCCACATGCGACCGGTGGCGGTTGAGTAGATGGGGGGGTGGGTAAAATTTCGATCAAATCGTGGTACTATCTCGGTTTTTCTTTGGAGAGTGCGGTTGATCAAGTCCCGTGCGTACATTGAGTGATATTAGTTcgggataaataaaaatcagtagTAGTATAGTGTCGAGTTTATTCTTAATTAACATGGCATCGAATCCTTCAGTTTATTCACTAACTCAGCAGTTTATTATTATGCCCAACCACGTTTTCGATCCACATGTTCTCGTCAGGGCGTTACGTGCAACCGTTCGCTAAATATTCAGCATAGAGCCTGGCGATTTTATACTTCAGAACatcatcagtcaacgactTCAAGAACGTTCTACGGCGATGCTACTCGAAACTTAGCACAAGGGAAATCTAGTCGTATAAAATGTAAGTAAAAAATTCCATCCAAAATATATGCATGTGACTTCTATGTTGAAATagtaattttctttccatctcgGCCGTAATTCTGTCCCAGAATTATGTTCcttaatgaaaattattccagGATGTAGGAGTAATACATTCATTGCGTTCATCGAGTATACACGTGTCTCGCAGTATCCGATCGCCTTGCGCTAGTGGAGGTGGCCATAATGGCTAGGAATTGATGGATATTTTTGGGCGCATGCTTATAGGTTAGCTCTGAAACGTGGTTAAATAGGTAACCGTTAGATCTATCGTCGATGAATTAAATTCTGTGCTATTATAGAGTTTGATCATTATTGTACAGGCTCATGTACCAATGGGTTTGATCAATGCTGCACGTGTTCATAATTGTTCTACAATAGCgtgaatttagaaaaataagtTGCTGATTCGATCAGAATGCCGGAAGTACTGCGTTGTTCAGGACGTCTGAATTGCCAATGAAAACGCAGAGTTCAGGCCACGTTGCCGAGCGTCTGAGCGCTATCGGCCAATGGGAGAGCTTGGTCCCGGACACAGCAGCATCTACTGACGGCTTCCCGAATCCAGTGATAGAGGTACGAGGAGTTCGAGCAAGGAGGATCTTGGCTTGCgctccgatgaaatttgtCGGGGAGCCGTCGCCATGTTTAGAAGTGTGTGCGTCCTTGAAAGAGTCGAGCGAAAATGTTCTCTAAAATATGAGATATAGCTCACGTGCCGAATATTACGTGGGGTACCTAATTACGGTTTAACACTTTCTCATTACCGGTGTGATGTTATTTTTCACGGATGGCTTACCTACATTGGAGAATTTTGTGATTACATTATGGTGAGTTCGACCGTCTTTGGAGGGCAACGC
Proteins encoded in this window:
- the LOC105685498 gene encoding TRPL translocation defect protein 14 isoform X4, whose amino-acid sequence is MEQKRVYKVVLTGGPCGGKTTGQARLCTFFENMGWKVFRVPETATVLLSGGIKFTDLNAEQAGELTRGPLRSEQELRNRSSRNSNSGEDNIVLRDEAKWPEFLQVESSEAFKFQENLLRTMIQIENTFFQLGDSCSRNCLIICDRGAMDASAFISKDKWELMMASNGWNNVELRDNRYNQIIHMVSAANGAEEFYSTEDHACRSEGVELARDLDYKAAAAWVGHPYFDVIDNSQDFDSKICQMIECVCQKLGIDTGDRLRASSRKLKFLVKGPLPEEGFPPYQDFDVVHNYLQSKTPKLQARLRKRGQKGHWSYIHTIRRPKMCGQVVEVKTQLTHRDYLNMLAQRDDSHFTIFKRRRCFLINNQYFQLDIYREPGHPRCKGLMLLETYTALSGEELKRILPQFLEIEKEVTGNPDYSMFNLSLREEWNSTNKYCHTLHARYD
- the LOC105685498 gene encoding TRPL translocation defect protein 14 isoform X1, encoding MEQKRVYKVVLTGGPCGGKTTGQARLCTFFENMGWKVFRVPETATVLLSGGIKFTDLNAEQAGELTRGPLRSEQELRNRSSRNSNSGEDNIVLRDEAKWPEFLQVESSEAFKFQENLLRTMIQIENTFFQLGDSCSRNCLIICDRGAMDASAFISKDKWELMMASNGWNNVELRDNRYNQIIHMVSAANGAEEFYSTEDHACRSEGVELARDLDYKAAAAWVGHPYFDVIDNSQDFDSKICQMIECVCQKLGIDTGDRLRASSRKLKFLVKGPLPEEGFPPYQDFDVVHNYLQSKTPKLQARLRKRGQKGHWSYIHTIRRPKMCGQVVEVKTQLTHRDYLNMLAQRDDSHFTIFKRRRCFLINNQYFQLDIYREPGHPRCKGLMLLETYTALSGEELKRILPQFLEIEKEVTGNPDYSMFNLSLREEWNSTNKYCHTLHGPGEGAEDTSKKHHQEMSGSPSKKRANAANSRVNGVDRNGVDSLENGVNGLNGVQNGVHCIANGMKHDHVSENNYKTNCVGDSSEKVDDGICDNGTHKCGLQNGLKI
- the LOC105685498 gene encoding TRPL translocation defect protein 14 isoform X2 gives rise to the protein MEQKRVYKVVLTGGPCGGKTTGQARLCTFFENMGWKVFRVPETATVLLSGGIKFTDLNAEQGELTRGPLRSEQELRNRSSRNSNSGEDNIVLRDEAKWPEFLQVESSEAFKFQENLLRTMIQIENTFFQLGDSCSRNCLIICDRGAMDASAFISKDKWELMMASNGWNNVELRDNRYNQIIHMVSAANGAEEFYSTEDHACRSEGVELARDLDYKAAAAWVGHPYFDVIDNSQDFDSKICQMIECVCQKLGIDTGDRLRASSRKLKFLVKGPLPEEGFPPYQDFDVVHNYLQSKTPKLQARLRKRGQKGHWSYIHTIRRPKMCGQVVEVKTQLTHRDYLNMLAQRDDSHFTIFKRRRCFLINNQYFQLDIYREPGHPRCKGLMLLETYTALSGEELKRILPQFLEIEKEVTGNPDYSMFNLSLREEWNSTNKYCHTLHGPGEGAEDTSKKHHQEMSGSPSKKRANAANSRVNGVDRNGVDSLENGVNGLNGVQNGVHCIANGMKHDHVSENNYKTNCVGDSSEKVDDGICDNGTHKCGLQNGLKI
- the LOC105685498 gene encoding TRPL translocation defect protein 14 isoform X3; the protein is MEQKRVYKVVLTGGPCGGKTTGQARLCTFFENMGWKVFRVPETATVLLSGGIKFTDLNAEQAFKFQENLLRTMIQIENTFFQLGDSCSRNCLIICDRGAMDASAFISKDKWELMMASNGWNNVELRDNRYNQIIHMVSAANGAEEFYSTEDHACRSEGVELARDLDYKAAAAWVGHPYFDVIDNSQDFDSKICQMIECVCQKLGIDTGDRLRASSRKLKFLVKGPLPEEGFPPYQDFDVVHNYLQSKTPKLQARLRKRGQKGHWSYIHTIRRPKMCGQVVEVKTQLTHRDYLNMLAQRDDSHFTIFKRRRCFLINNQYFQLDIYREPGHPRCKGLMLLETYTALSGEELKRILPQFLEIEKEVTGNPDYSMFNLSLREEWNSTNKYCHTLHGPGEGAEDTSKKHHQEMSGSPSKKRANAANSRVNGVDRNGVDSLENGVNGLNGVQNGVHCIANGMKHDHVSENNYKTNCVGDSSEKVDDGICDNGTHKCGLQNGLKI
- the LOC105685501 gene encoding uncharacterized protein LOC105685501, with the translated sequence MASLVADYGTSSGSDSDSDSVSDDSDNICKEEDNKERGDANCESKTKPTSTDKLPLPTPDFNVTPTLKTSVFSNPFVEAEKAKSAILEKHVKMTPTLDDTKMINGKKICWNYRKGRCRFGHNCTFAHDSDLHHSAIELESARAPQETLICQTPYHGQVTFNEGDEVDQENNQTHKRKKRPGLTQTLIPGKKVMKMYKAQQTKAISR
- the LOC105685500 gene encoding DNA repair protein RAD51 homolog 4-like: MSRLSVRVHPKLTDSTVFDLQNRKIYTAFDFMKSDSEKLMQYAGLSFQDILEIKQEITKLYGGQIKNGRELLKTNHNNVILTGIKNLDNLLKGGLRGGHIYEMCGLSSSGKSQLCHTIAVNIANKLEGIVYYIDTKGDFCALRAHMILENTKCNKELRLLTLNHINVIRAKSVAELVNFLHSLKMLKREDTEKPIKLLIIDSIPAIFFNSKSSELLRSNYTCGLNHLSNVMRCIANELNIVVITINLITKWQDWNGGYGSNNPATVRVALGKYWLSVPNTRLLLETTDPGIMKISLLKSSYLATEQSVCYAEITNAGVV